Genomic DNA from Ruminococcus sp. OA3:
GAATGGAGAATCGTCTGGCCTGCCGGGGACATGTGTCTGTTGAAGCCGTACATCCAGATCAGAGAACCTATGTCCTGCAGGATATAAGAGACAGCGGCGATGATGGGGAACAGCAGAACAGCGACGGAAAGCTTCAGATACAGATCACTCCTGTGAAAAAGAAATAAAATAATGATCAGCGCAGCAAAGGCACCGAAGGTTCCTGTGATCTCTCCAGGGTATATTATTGCATTGGAAAGATATGTGATCAGAAAAATTTCGATAAGCACCAGAAATCTGTTATCCCTGCGAAGGGGAATGAACTGCCTGAGGATTAAAAAAAGCAGTGTCCCGTACGTCATGGATAATATCCAGTTTACAATAAATTCAATGGTATTCAGCATGACATATCCTCCTGGTGCAGCATATATTTTGCAAAAGCGATGGAAAGAGCCTGCTTACAGGTTCGGCTGACGGGCAGAATTTCCCCGGCTACGACCGCGGTGTTTCCCTTTATTTCCTGCAGGTATTTCAGGTTGACCAGGTACCGGTTGTGTATGCGGACAAAGCCGCCTCCAAGCTGAAGTTCCACATCGTTTAGCTTTTGATAAAAGTCATAACTTTTTTCTGATGTAACGGCATGGATGATGCGTTTGTCACTGACAAAATATGTTACAGAAGAGAGCGGTAGACGGATACTGCCGCTGCGCTGTTCAATGACGTAATATTTTTCGAGTGAAAGATCCAGTGATTCCAGTGCTGTATGCAGTACTGAAACGATTTTACTCTGCTCGTAAGGCTTTATGATGTAATTCAGGGCACGTACTTCATAGCCCTGAAACACGAAATCCGGGTGGGAAGTCACGAATATGATTTCTGACTGCTTATTATACTTTCGTATTCTTCTGGCAGTTTCTATACCATCCAGTTCCTTCATTTCTACATCTAAAAATATAATCTGAAAGTCTGAATGCTCCAGAGAATCGAGCAGCTCTTCACCGCAGGTGAATTCTGAAATATCATGATCGATACCGCACAGATCAAGCTCTGTACGAACGATTCTTTTCAGATCATTTCTAAACACTCTTTCATCATCACAGACAGCCAATTTCAACATATCTAACCCTCCGGTAATACTTTGAATTACAAACAGTATGATTTGTGTTCACATTATAACATAAGTTGCAGAATTTTACATAAAAAGTGTCAAACTTAGCATGTCGCTCTCTCGCAATAAAGTACGTTTTTTTATAAAATAAATGTCAGAAAGAGACATACGGGAGGAAATTAGAATGTTAAAAGTAGAGCATCTGTGTAAGAGCTATCAGACGGGAAAAGAAACCTATGAAGTGTTAAAGGATGTATCATTTGAAGTTGGTGAGAGCGAGTTTGTTGCGGTGATGGGACCTTCCGGTTCTGGGAAAACCACACTTTTAAACTGCATTTCATGTTTTATCCCTTTTGAAGAGGGGACGATCAGCCTGAGAGATGACGCCCTGTCAAAATTGAACGAGAAGGAAATTGCGAAGGTTCGAAATGACAAACTGGGTTTTGTTTTCCAGGACTTTATGCTGTTGGACGGTCTGACAGTATTTGAAAATGTTTGCGTACCGAAATCCATCAGAAAAGAGCCGTATGAAAAAATGGAAGAAAAGGCCGGAAAGCTTCTGGAGATGTTTGGGATCAGGGATATAGCCGGCAAGTATCCGGCTGAGATTTCGGGCGGTCAAAAGCAGAGGACTGCAGTTGCCAGGGCATTGATGAATGATCCGCTTTTAATCCTTGCAGACGAACCTACAGGTAATCTGGACAGCCGTTCCGGCGAGGCGGTCATCAGGGCGTTTCTGGATGCGCAGAAGAAACTTGGCGCCACCATATTCATGGTAACCCATGACAGCTTTTCTGCGAGTTACTGTGACCGTGTGATCGTGATGAAAGACGGCCATATCTACAGGGAACTGTTAAACAAAGGCGACAGGCGGATGTTTATGGAGGAACTGCTTGGCGTATTAAGGGAGCTGAATGGAGGTGAGTGAGATGACGCTTGGGACAATATGGAGCATGCTCAGAAAAAGAAACAAGGGGGATTACCGTCAGTTTGAGTTCTGTATGACCTTCTCAGTACTGCTGATGACCTCTCTTCTGATGATGATATGCTCTCCGCTGGTCCAGAACTCTCTGCCGGCAGGAGGAGACAGTGGAAAACAGGCATATCTTATCTGCGGTATCGCTGTTGTGGGCTGCTTTATCTTTTCAGCATATGCGGCGAGGCTGTTTCTTCGCTATAAGAGCCGGGAAATCGGAATCTTCATGGCACTGGGCGCCCAAAGAAATGTGCTGTCGAAAGCATTAACACTGGAACTGGGGAAGATCATTGGAATGTGCACGGCGGCAGGTATTGTGCTGGGGGCTGTGATTGCGCTTATCGTCGGTAAGGTGATGGAGATACTGACAGCCGATGTCCGGGAGGCGGGATTTAAATTTACAGTTTCCGGCTTACTGCTCTCTGTTTTGTATGCGGCGTTTCTGTTCCTGATCATTCAGTTTCTGGCACGGCGGGCGATGAAGAGAACAAATGTGATAGATGTTATCAACGAACAGAGAAAACAGGAGCCGATGAAAAAGTCGGTATCAAAAAAGTATGTGATCAGCGGGGTTATTCTGACAGCAGCCGGCCTTTTCGGAGCCATTTTTTTGGAACAGATAGCGGTGTATGCTTTTGGGACATGGCTGGGAGGCTGGACAAATGCATGTTATCTGCTGATTGTGCTGGGGGTATATCGGATGCTGGTATATGCGGTATCCAGCCATAAAAAAGGGAAAAATCCACAAAAGTACTATGATAATCTGATCGGCTACGGAATGGTAAGATTCCAGGGCGCATCAGTCGTAAAAAACATGCTGGTCATTACGCTTCTGATCTTTGGCGCATTATATGCGATCTCTTATATCCCGTCCAATCTGGGAGCGGGGAGCGAACTGGAAGATGATTTCTCTTACCGGTACTTAAATGATGCGGATGAGATGACAGAATCTGAAGTGATGCAGCTGGCAGAAGATTATGGGATATCGGTGGAGAATTACCGGGAAGGTGAATTTATCCGGGTCGCAGGCAGCGGTACAGAGCGGGATATGGGGGACGACAAAAAGCTGCTGGAAATTTATTATGATGAATATGCAGAGTATGACTGCACCAGTGCTTCGGAGTATGAGAAGATGACGGGAACGAAGCTCCATATTCCTGAGGGTGGATATTATCAAATTGAGGGCCGAGGAGCATATGAAAATATCTGGTATCATTTTGGTGATATGGATAAGCTGTATAACCGAAATGAAGAACGGTTTTTACCTATGCAGTATCTGGGAAACGTCACGTATCATGCTCTTGTCATTGGTTCAGACAATGGTATGGACCAGGGAAGCCGCTTTGTATTAAATGACGGAGATTTCGCACGGTTGAAACGCGGTCTTCCCAGGGAAAAACGGGAGACTCAGGTTCTGTTTAAAACGAGCGGGGAAGTAAAGAAGATGGCAGATTTCTCAAAAGCGTTTTATCAATCTTTTGTGGAGGGGATGTCCGGAGATATGAATGTAATGGGGTACTATAACTCCATGGAGGAAAAGAGACGCGAAAGTGATTATATTGATATGATGGGAGAGGCCGTGGTGGATCCGGAGAATCCTTTGAAAGAAACCGACTGGCAATATGATCCGCTTATGAGTCCGCTTGTAAAACAGCAGACGATCATGGCACTGGCAAACAGGCTGCTGTTGTTTGGATATGTCTTCCTGATATGTTTTGCAGCTGTGGGAATTATAGGATTTACGAGGAGTCAGAGCACGGGAATCACCAATGCACAGATATTTGAGGATATCAAGCGGTTGGGAGCAGACAGAGTCTACAGAATCCATCTGATGAAGCATCAGATTCAGAAAGTATTTGTGCTTCCCACGGCAGTGGGCATCGTCCTGCTGCTGATATATGAAGCGATGATGCTCTATACAAATGATAAGCAATTTTCGGTTCAGGATATAAAGCTCATGTTTATCCTGGCTGGACTCGGTCTGACGGCAGCACTGTACCAATATCTGATATACAGGGTGTCAGTGAAAAAAGTATGCGCACTGCTCAAATTAAACTGATCAGCCGGTATGGACAGAAGAAGACAATTTTACAGAGTCTGTTTTGACTGCAGCGATGAGTTTATCATTGTCCCCGTGAAATTGATGCGGCAATTGCTGGCAGGAATGAGAACGACAGACCGGTTGGGTATCGCTTATACAGATATGTTCCCGGACGGATATACGGAGTATCTGATAAGGGTACTGAACAGCAACCGGCACCTTCCGCAGTTTGCCTACCGATATATCAGGGAAATTCCAATCCGTGAGAGGGATATTATACGGATTCTGGTGAGACAGCTGCAAAGCCTGAAGGTGAATGGAGTGTACTGTTTTGCAGAGATAAGATATTCACAGTGCAGTGAAAAACGGCATAGATTGGATTTGAAATATACGCCGGGGCTCCTCAGGCTGCAACAGGAGACAGACGGGATTTTCTATTATGAACCGTCATGTACGCTATAAACAAATGGGAATCAAGTCTAAAGCGGACGTTTTGCACATATGGTTTAAAAAGCAGTACGAAAGTGGGGAACGGTAGCGGTGATAGAAGAAAACAGAACATTGCTTGGGCGCATCTATGTTGTTGCAGTAGCAATTCTGATCAGTTTTTGGTGTGTGGTTGCGGCGGGGAGTATAAAATTACGGCAGCTCGCCGGAAAGCTGGAGGAGACTCAGGTACAGCTCGAGGATGTGATGGAGACGGTGCAGGGGATCGAGGTTGACAGTTTAAACGAGACGATCCGAACACTGAATAAGATCATCGATCCCCTGAGAAAATTGATGGGTGAATAAAAAGACTAACTATTAAAAGTCAAGTCCTAAACTAAATTTTTGAATGAATTGCAGAAATGCATTTCAGATATATTTAAACTTTGAAAACTGCATGACAAACAGAGCATCTTTACAGGTGCTCAAAAAGGAGATCGGAAAGCAAAAAAGTTAAGCGGTTGGGATGTATGGCAGCCCGGATTTTTCTAACTGATAAATCACTCTGACAAGTTTTTTTGCTG
This window encodes:
- a CDS encoding ABC transporter ATP-binding protein, yielding MLKVEHLCKSYQTGKETYEVLKDVSFEVGESEFVAVMGPSGSGKTTLLNCISCFIPFEEGTISLRDDALSKLNEKEIAKVRNDKLGFVFQDFMLLDGLTVFENVCVPKSIRKEPYEKMEEKAGKLLEMFGIRDIAGKYPAEISGGQKQRTAVARALMNDPLLILADEPTGNLDSRSGEAVIRAFLDAQKKLGATIFMVTHDSFSASYCDRVIVMKDGHIYRELLNKGDRRMFMEELLGVLRELNGGE
- a CDS encoding FtsX-like permease family protein, translating into MTLGTIWSMLRKRNKGDYRQFEFCMTFSVLLMTSLLMMICSPLVQNSLPAGGDSGKQAYLICGIAVVGCFIFSAYAARLFLRYKSREIGIFMALGAQRNVLSKALTLELGKIIGMCTAAGIVLGAVIALIVGKVMEILTADVREAGFKFTVSGLLLSVLYAAFLFLIIQFLARRAMKRTNVIDVINEQRKQEPMKKSVSKKYVISGVILTAAGLFGAIFLEQIAVYAFGTWLGGWTNACYLLIVLGVYRMLVYAVSSHKKGKNPQKYYDNLIGYGMVRFQGASVVKNMLVITLLIFGALYAISYIPSNLGAGSELEDDFSYRYLNDADEMTESEVMQLAEDYGISVENYREGEFIRVAGSGTERDMGDDKKLLEIYYDEYAEYDCTSASEYEKMTGTKLHIPEGGYYQIEGRGAYENIWYHFGDMDKLYNRNEERFLPMQYLGNVTYHALVIGSDNGMDQGSRFVLNDGDFARLKRGLPREKRETQVLFKTSGEVKKMADFSKAFYQSFVEGMSGDMNVMGYYNSMEEKRRESDYIDMMGEAVVDPENPLKETDWQYDPLMSPLVKQQTIMALANRLLLFGYVFLICFAAVGIIGFTRSQSTGITNAQIFEDIKRLGADRVYRIHLMKHQIQKVFVLPTAVGIVLLLIYEAMMLYTNDKQFSVQDIKLMFILAGLGLTAALYQYLIYRVSVKKVCALLKLN
- a CDS encoding LytTR family DNA-binding domain-containing protein, with the translated sequence MLKLAVCDDERVFRNDLKRIVRTELDLCGIDHDISEFTCGEELLDSLEHSDFQIIFLDVEMKELDGIETARRIRKYNKQSEIIFVTSHPDFVFQGYEVRALNYIIKPYEQSKIVSVLHTALESLDLSLEKYYVIEQRSGSIRLPLSSVTYFVSDKRIIHAVTSEKSYDFYQKLNDVELQLGGGFVRIHNRYLVNLKYLQEIKGNTAVVAGEILPVSRTCKQALSIAFAKYMLHQEDMSC